One Streptomyces sp. P9-A2 DNA window includes the following coding sequences:
- a CDS encoding FHA domain-containing protein — protein MQIRLTVVDPLGLPSPTRGHVLVTAPAGTALSAVAAALVSAVFGGDGASGSTGSSGAPVLYAGDQRLDAQRCTLGEPPLIDGAVLAVGAPGEPEPHPELDDIPTRLHVVAGPDAGGVHLLHGGEIRIGRSADADVPLDDPDVSRLHCAVTVGRDGRVSVADLGSTNGTTLDGRRVGSRPVGLAPGALLRIGESALRLTPAAGPGARARTTPDGEGHVRVPEPPAGTSAEPPAGAGSAAVRPPDRPTHHGYGSPATRTAGETPLVPGQGSAPGIENRATGDGPDAGSGSCAGSDTDFGSGSGSTGRNSRTDGTDGRRTVRVASRDEMPRVPRGRRVSQPRPADGGFGPAPGAETGTHASNTDAPTGSGADGGFIARPAAPGTRPGDGREGAPVRGTGPADAGLAPQPSVGRRRGGLSAWARRLAGGRPEPEESTGPELYGEEAAGAVPAEPAGAPPGPPDTWPDPAALLLTALGPGPRLWERGPGHPEALAIRLGTADRVVPGGSGLLPAVPVTSGLREVGSLGLAGPRERLTGLARSVLAQLAALHSPDTLEIVLITADRSRTLEERTAEWAWLGWLPHVRPGHGQDCRLLLAHDREQAAARAEELLRRLDEHGQAARTSPAPASPPTFSSRSVPSPSSTPAAPLIPEQPQASGADRGTPRRAARGAGDGPAGGFTGPYTVVVVDGDPGDPEVRDAVARLAVEGPRAGVHLVCLAETAAASASSPVAETYEAACAVTPAFRECGAVALLSGDVATTLRLLRVAAIGSGAAPGPVGHGTVATVDAVSPAWAERFARALAPLRTAGVPGTQHARVSVPLPRSARLLDELGLARATPASLMARWADAADDKERLGGRVCAVLGAGPRGPVSADLVAEGPHLLVEGPSGSGRTELLRAVVASLAAAERPDRLGIVLVDGRAGTTGGGQGNGPNGGQGDGLRVCTDVPHVTTHLSANDPVRMREFAQSLSAELKRRAELLGRSDFVEWHTGRELSDRMVAQRTASPRGPAAAAGEQFGDDLEAPPSSTLRLRPGAARRRAQAPPPLPRLVVVVDDLDALVSPALGSPGRPAAGSVLRALEAVAREGERLGVHLVSATGPCARTAESEPVRRAVLRVTLDAPAPGRGAASSFEPNRESGGEPAPGRGRLTHADGRVTAFQGGRVTGRIPRTATLRPTVVPLEWHRMGDPPARRPVRELGNGPTDLALLASALERAGREVSATEVPSLL, from the coding sequence ATGCAGATCCGCCTGACCGTGGTAGATCCGCTGGGTCTGCCCTCCCCCACGCGAGGCCATGTACTCGTCACCGCCCCCGCCGGTACGGCCCTGTCGGCGGTGGCCGCCGCGCTGGTCTCCGCGGTCTTCGGCGGCGACGGCGCCTCCGGTTCCACGGGTTCCTCCGGCGCCCCGGTGCTGTACGCCGGTGACCAACGGCTGGACGCCCAGCGCTGCACACTCGGCGAGCCTCCGCTGATCGACGGCGCGGTCCTGGCCGTGGGCGCCCCGGGCGAACCGGAGCCGCACCCCGAGCTGGACGACATCCCGACCAGGCTCCATGTCGTCGCCGGTCCCGACGCGGGCGGCGTCCATCTGCTGCACGGCGGCGAGATCCGCATCGGCCGCTCGGCCGACGCCGATGTGCCGCTCGACGACCCGGACGTCTCCCGGCTGCACTGCGCGGTGACGGTCGGCCGGGACGGCAGGGTCTCGGTCGCCGACCTCGGCTCCACCAACGGCACCACCCTGGACGGCCGGCGGGTGGGCTCCCGCCCGGTCGGTCTGGCACCGGGCGCACTGCTGCGGATCGGTGAATCGGCGCTGCGGCTCACCCCGGCCGCGGGGCCGGGGGCGCGGGCCCGGACGACGCCGGACGGCGAGGGGCACGTCCGCGTGCCGGAACCGCCCGCGGGGACGTCCGCGGAGCCGCCCGCGGGGGCGGGGTCGGCAGCCGTGCGTCCGCCGGACAGGCCGACGCACCACGGCTACGGTTCCCCGGCGACCCGGACCGCCGGGGAAACCCCGCTGGTGCCCGGCCAGGGGAGCGCACCGGGGATCGAGAACCGGGCGACGGGCGACGGGCCGGACGCAGGCTCCGGCTCCTGTGCCGGCTCCGACACCGATTTCGGCTCCGGCTCCGGAAGCACAGGCCGCAACAGCCGCACCGACGGCACCGACGGCAGGCGTACGGTCCGTGTGGCTTCCCGGGATGAGATGCCACGGGTCCCCCGGGGTCGCCGGGTATCGCAGCCGAGGCCGGCCGACGGCGGGTTCGGCCCGGCGCCCGGGGCGGAGACCGGTACCCACGCGAGCAACACGGACGCGCCCACCGGATCCGGCGCCGACGGCGGGTTCATCGCCCGGCCCGCCGCCCCCGGCACCCGGCCCGGCGACGGCCGCGAGGGTGCGCCGGTGCGCGGCACCGGTCCGGCCGACGCCGGCCTCGCCCCGCAGCCCTCCGTCGGACGCCGGCGTGGCGGGCTCTCGGCGTGGGCGCGCCGACTGGCCGGGGGGCGTCCGGAGCCGGAGGAGAGCACCGGACCGGAGCTGTACGGCGAGGAGGCGGCCGGCGCCGTCCCGGCCGAACCGGCCGGCGCCCCGCCCGGCCCGCCCGATACCTGGCCCGACCCCGCCGCCCTGCTGCTGACCGCGCTGGGCCCGGGGCCCCGCCTGTGGGAGCGCGGGCCCGGTCACCCGGAGGCCCTGGCGATACGCCTCGGCACGGCCGACCGGGTGGTCCCCGGCGGCTCGGGTCTGCTGCCCGCCGTGCCCGTGACCTCGGGGCTGCGCGAGGTGGGCTCGCTGGGCCTGGCCGGTCCGCGCGAGCGGCTCACCGGACTGGCCCGCTCGGTCCTGGCCCAGCTCGCCGCGCTGCACTCCCCCGACACACTCGAGATCGTCCTGATCACCGCCGACCGCTCCCGCACCCTGGAGGAGCGCACCGCGGAATGGGCCTGGCTGGGCTGGCTGCCGCACGTACGGCCGGGACACGGGCAGGACTGCCGGCTGCTCCTCGCCCACGACCGCGAACAGGCCGCGGCCCGCGCCGAGGAGCTGCTGCGCCGCCTGGACGAACACGGCCAGGCGGCCCGCACCTCACCCGCCCCGGCCTCCCCTCCCACCTTTTCCTCCCGGTCCGTCCCCTCCCCCTCCTCCACCCCGGCCGCCCCGCTCATCCCCGAGCAGCCCCAGGCATCCGGCGCCGACCGGGGCACCCCCCGGCGGGCCGCCCGGGGCGCCGGCGACGGCCCGGCAGGCGGCTTCACCGGGCCGTACACCGTGGTCGTCGTGGACGGTGACCCCGGGGACCCCGAAGTGCGTGACGCGGTGGCGCGGCTGGCGGTGGAGGGACCTCGGGCCGGTGTCCACCTGGTGTGCCTCGCCGAGACGGCCGCCGCCTCCGCCTCGTCCCCGGTGGCGGAGACGTACGAGGCGGCCTGCGCGGTGACGCCCGCGTTCCGGGAGTGCGGTGCCGTCGCCCTGCTGAGCGGGGACGTGGCGACCACCCTGCGGCTGCTGCGGGTGGCCGCCATCGGCTCGGGGGCGGCGCCGGGCCCGGTCGGCCACGGCACGGTCGCCACGGTCGACGCGGTCTCCCCCGCCTGGGCCGAGCGGTTCGCGCGGGCCCTGGCACCGCTGCGCACGGCGGGCGTCCCCGGTACACAGCACGCGCGCGTGTCGGTGCCGCTGCCCCGGTCGGCGCGACTGCTGGACGAGTTGGGCCTGGCCCGCGCCACCCCGGCCTCGCTGATGGCCCGCTGGGCGGACGCGGCCGACGACAAGGAGCGGCTCGGCGGGCGGGTGTGCGCGGTGCTGGGTGCCGGGCCGCGCGGCCCGGTGTCCGCCGACCTCGTGGCCGAGGGGCCGCATCTGTTGGTGGAGGGGCCGTCCGGCAGCGGCCGTACGGAACTGCTCCGGGCCGTCGTCGCCTCCCTGGCAGCGGCCGAACGGCCGGACCGGCTGGGCATCGTGCTGGTGGACGGCCGCGCGGGCACCACGGGCGGCGGGCAGGGCAACGGGCCGAACGGCGGGCAGGGCGACGGACTGCGTGTATGCACGGACGTACCGCATGTCACCACGCATCTCAGCGCCAACGACCCGGTGCGGATGCGGGAGTTCGCCCAGTCGTTGAGCGCCGAGCTGAAGCGTCGTGCCGAACTGCTCGGCCGGTCGGACTTCGTGGAGTGGCACACCGGGCGCGAGTTGTCGGACCGTATGGTCGCCCAGCGCACGGCCTCGCCCCGCGGCCCCGCGGCCGCCGCCGGCGAGCAGTTCGGGGATGACCTGGAGGCCCCGCCCAGTTCCACGTTGCGGCTGCGGCCCGGGGCCGCGCGGCGCAGGGCCCAGGCTCCGCCGCCGCTGCCCCGGCTGGTGGTGGTCGTGGACGACCTGGACGCGCTGGTCTCCCCCGCGCTCGGTTCGCCCGGGCGGCCCGCCGCCGGGTCGGTGCTGCGGGCGCTGGAGGCGGTGGCACGAGAGGGCGAGCGGCTGGGCGTGCACCTGGTGTCGGCCACCGGCCCCTGCGCCCGTACGGCGGAGTCCGAGCCGGTGCGCCGTGCGGTCCTGCGCGTGACGCTCGACGCGCCCGCACCGGGCCGCGGGGCCGCGTCCTCGTTCGAACCGAACCGGGAGAGCGGTGGCGAGCCGGCGCCGGGGCGTGGGCGTTTGACCCATGCGGACGGCCGGGTGACCGCGTTCCAGGGCGGGCGGGTGACCGGGCGTATCCCGCGCACGGCGACGCTGCGGCCCACGGTCGTGCCGCTGGAGTGGCACCGCATGGGCGATCCGCCCGCCCGCCGCCCGGTCCGGGAACTCGGCAACGGCCCCACCGACCTCGCCCTGCTCGCCAGCGCGCTGGAACGCGCGGGCCGCGAGGTCTCGGCCACCGAGGTGCCGTCGCTGCTGTGA
- a CDS encoding ABC transporter substrate-binding protein, which yields MRRTSRIIRARRSSGTPTATATPRTRRAGRTGAAVVAGVLAVSLTACGGGDDGGKEETGGGADETASTVTLPRLDGQSLEVAAVWTGTEQANFKKVLAEFEKRTGAKVTFVPAQDPIINFLGSKIAGGAPPDVALLPQPGAVKQAVEKGWAKPLGAEAQAELKKNYSQGWQDIGSVDGTPYGVYYKAANKSLIWYNAQVFENAGASEPKTWKDLLTTAQTVYDSGVTPFSVGGADGWTLTDWFENIYLSQAGPEKYDQLAAHEIKWTDPSVKDALTTLAEIWGKDDYLAGGPDGALQTEFPASVTQTFTGGDQPKAGMVYEGDFVQVTIGEGEAKVGTDAKVFPFPAVGDSPPVVSGGDAAVILEDSKAAQALATFLASPDAAGIQAKLGGYLSPNKNVPNSAYPNEVQQKMAQALVDAGDDFRFDMSDQAPQAFGGTPGKGEWKALQDFLKNPKDVAGTQRQLEADAAAAYGN from the coding sequence ATGCGCAGGACGAGCAGGATCATCCGGGCACGCAGGTCGTCCGGCACACCCACGGCAACAGCGACCCCCCGCACCCGCAGGGCCGGCAGAACGGGGGCCGCCGTCGTGGCGGGCGTGCTCGCGGTCTCGCTCACCGCGTGCGGGGGCGGCGACGACGGCGGCAAGGAGGAGACGGGCGGCGGAGCCGACGAGACCGCCTCCACCGTCACCCTTCCCCGGCTGGACGGCCAGAGCCTCGAGGTGGCCGCCGTGTGGACCGGAACCGAACAGGCCAACTTCAAGAAGGTCCTCGCGGAGTTCGAGAAGCGCACCGGCGCGAAGGTGACGTTCGTTCCCGCCCAGGACCCCATCATCAACTTCCTCGGTTCCAAGATCGCGGGCGGCGCCCCGCCCGACGTGGCGCTGCTGCCGCAGCCGGGCGCCGTCAAGCAGGCCGTGGAGAAGGGCTGGGCCAAGCCGCTGGGCGCCGAGGCGCAGGCGGAGCTCAAGAAGAACTACTCGCAGGGCTGGCAGGACATCGGCTCGGTCGACGGCACGCCGTACGGCGTCTACTACAAGGCCGCCAACAAGTCGCTGATCTGGTACAACGCCCAGGTCTTCGAGAACGCGGGCGCGAGCGAGCCGAAGACCTGGAAGGACCTGCTCACCACGGCGCAGACGGTCTACGACTCCGGTGTCACCCCGTTCTCGGTCGGCGGCGCCGACGGCTGGACGCTCACCGACTGGTTCGAGAACATCTACCTCTCCCAGGCGGGCCCGGAGAAGTACGACCAGCTCGCCGCGCACGAGATCAAGTGGACGGACCCGTCCGTGAAGGACGCGCTGACCACGCTGGCGGAGATCTGGGGCAAGGACGACTACCTCGCGGGCGGTCCGGACGGCGCGCTGCAGACCGAGTTCCCGGCCTCCGTGACGCAGACCTTCACCGGCGGCGACCAGCCCAAGGCGGGCATGGTCTACGAGGGCGACTTCGTCCAGGTCACCATCGGCGAGGGCGAGGCGAAGGTCGGCACGGACGCGAAGGTGTTCCCGTTCCCCGCGGTCGGTGACAGCCCGCCGGTGGTGTCCGGCGGCGACGCGGCCGTGATCCTGGAGGACTCGAAGGCGGCGCAGGCCCTGGCGACGTTCCTCGCCTCCCCTGATGCCGCGGGCATCCAGGCGAAGCTGGGCGGCTATCTCTCGCCGAACAAGAACGTGCCGAACTCGGCGTACCCGAACGAGGTGCAGCAGAAGATGGCCCAGGCGCTCGTCGACGCCGGGGACGACTTCCGCTTCGACATGTCCGACCAGGCCCCGCAGGCCTTCGGCGGCACCCCCGGAAAGGGCGAGTGGAAGGCGCTCCAGGACTTCCTGAAGAACCCGAAGGACGTCGCGGGCACCCAGCGGCAACTGGAGGCCGACGCGGCCGCGGCGTACGGGAACTGA